DNA sequence from the Sinomonas terrae genome:
GTCATGGGGCAGGGTAAGGCCTTCGCGGTCCACGAGGCACTCGACCAGTCCGGAGCCTTTGCGGGGCCCCTGCTCGTTGCACTCATGGTCGCAGTGTCGGGCTATCAAGCAGGGTTCGGGATTCTCGCCATTCCCGGTGTACTGGCATTGGTCGCGGTTCTGTGGGTCCGTCGCGCCGTGCCCACACCGGAGCGCTACGACCACGAGCTGCCAGAGCGCCCTGATCAAGCGGACGGCGGTCAGCCAGACGCAGGGCAGCCGCCAGCACTGCCCCAGCCAGCCAAGAGCCCTCTGCCCCGCCGGTTCTGGTGGTACAGCGCCTTCACGGCCGCCTCGATGCTCGGCTTCGCGACCTTCGCTGTGATCTCGTACCACCTCGAGGTGCGCCGGGTTCTTCCGGAGCCGCTGATCCCCGTGGCCTACGCAGTGGCGATGGGCGCAGCCGCCCTTGCCGCTCTCGGTTCGGGCGCCCTCTACGACAGATTCGGACTGGGCGGCCTCCTCATCGCTCTCCCGCTCGCGGCCGCAGTACCGTTCCTGTCCTTCAGCACCGATCCCACGCTCGTCTGGGTTGGCGCTGCCGTGTGGGGGGCGGCCATGGGCATGCACGAATCGACTCTTCGCGCCGCCGTCGCGGACCTCGTGCCCAGCGCTCGCAGGGGGACGGCCTATGGCACCTTCACAGCGATCTACGGCGTCGCATGGCTCGCCGGCTCGACCATTATCGGGGCGCTCTACCAGACCTCGATTACGGCCGTCGTCGTCTTCACCCTCGCCACCCAAGCGCTGGCTCTGGTTCTCATGATCCCGCTCCTGCGGGGCGGGCGCCGGGGCCTCAAGGGGTCGGCGGGCTGAGGGGGCGCATGGCCGCTAGTGGGTGGGTGGGAGTGGGATCCGCCAGCGCACCGTGGTTCCGCGCTCCGAGGTCGACTCGATGACGCAGTCGCCTCCGAGGGACTCTGCGCGATGGCGCATGTGGTCGAGTCCGCTGACTCGTCCGGGGTTGTCGAAGCCCTGTCCATCGTCCTCGACAAGGACTTCGAGGGCTGCGGCCTCCGCGGCGAGGGAGACAGTGAGATTGGCGGCGCCCGAGTGCTTGACGGCGTTGCTCACCGCTTCGGAGACGACGGCGAGGACTTGACGCGCTATGGGCGAGGGGATGTCGTCGACCCGGCCGGCAATGTTGAACCGCGGAACGACGGATGCGTCGCGGACGGCCCCGGTCACGAGGTCCACGAGGGCACGCGAGAAGGCCTGTTCGCCAGGCTTGGTTCCTTCCCCCAGTGAATAGATGGTGCTGCGGAGCTCTCTGATGCTCGCATCCAGTTCGTTGGTGATGGCGGCGATCTTCGCTTCGCTCCCGGAACCCGCTGTAAATCCGCGGAGGCCCTGAATGCTGAGACCGACCAGGAACAGGCGCCTGATGACCAGATCGTGGAGGTCAAGGGCTATGCGATCACGGTCGAGCCCGATTAGCACCTCTTCCCTCCGGCGGCGCGCTCGGTTCAGGCCGAGGGCGAGGCCCACCTGCGAGCCGAATACCACCGCCGACTCCAGATCGGTCTGGCTGTACTGGCCGGTACCCGCCCGGCGGGCCAGGAGGAGGATCGGCCCCTGCTGGCTCGCATGCCCCAGTGGAATGACGAGAACATCGCCGAGCTTCTCGGCAGTCCCCCCATCGAAGAGGGCCGAAGGATCGTGTATGAGCACGGGTCGTCCTTCTGCCACGGCGTTGGCGAGGGCCGGCGGGCTGGGCAGGCGGGCACCCTGCGGGAGAGCGAGGTCACCCACAAATGACTTAGCCGAAAGGAAGCCCTCGTCCCCACGGTCCTGATCCGCCATGATCGCAAGGACCGACTCGGAAGCCTGAAGCGCCCATTCGGCGACCAGATCCAAGTCTTCTTCAGGAGCCCTGCCGCCGTTGGAGATGAGCTCTTCGCTCGTGGTCATTCCCGCCTCTAGCCACCGTTGCCTCCGCCGGCTCACGTCGTAGAGCCGCGCGTTCTGGATGGCGACCCCGGCTGCGGCGGCAAGGGCAATCGCGAGTTCTTCGTCCTCGACCGTGAAATCCTGTCCGTTCGCCTTCTCAGTGAGGTAGAGGTTGCCGAAGATCGCCTCCCTCACCCGAATGGGGACGCCGAGGAAGGTCTTCATGGGCGGATGGTTCTCAGGGAACCCGACGGAGACCGGATGCTGGTGAAGGTCGTGCAGCCGCAGGGGCTTGGGGTCCCGAATGAGCTGGCCCAAGACTCCGTGGCCCGTCGGGAAATCGCCGATCAGGCGCACTTGGTCGTCGTCGATCCCCACGGTGATGAAATGGCTGAGCCTTTGATCCTCGCCGAGCACCCCGAGCGCGCCGTACTGGGCTCCGACAAGCTCGCAGGCGGACTGCACGACCCGTTCGAGTACCGATTGGAGCGAGAGGTCCTCGGCAATCGAGATGACCGCGCCTATGAGGCTGTTCATATGGTCTTGGATGCGGACGAGCTCTTCGGCGCGCTCGACGAATTCGCGCAACAGGTCCTGGACCCGTCTGGGCATCTCGCCAGACACTGGACCTCCATTCGCCGCCGTTCCGCGGCTGTGCCGCCTCGGAGCCCTTCCATTGTCATGGGGAGAGCCATCTGCTTGAAAGGCGCAAATGATGTGAGCCTCCGCTAGCAGGCAGAAGCCCCCTCGTTCCGAATCACGGTCCCGCGCCGTGACACTTGGCCGTAGAGTGTGCCTCGTGAGCGTCCAGACCTCCCCGGCGCTGGTTCAGATACCTGCGGCGCGCGCTTCGGCGATGACAGGCGCCGCCGTGTTGGGCGCACTGGGCTCCACGCCCTCCGGACTCGGCGAGGCCGAAGCCGCGCAAAGACTCGCACTCGGGGCGAACGTCCTCGAGGCAGGCCGGGTCAGCTGGCCGCACGTGCTTGCCCGCCAGTTCGCGAGCCCCCTTCAGGCTCTTCTCGTAGCAGCAGCAGCGATGTCCTTCTCGACGGGCGATCGACTCAACGCGAGCATCATCGTGGCGATCCTCGTCGGGAGCGGTCTGCTCGGCTTCGCGAACGAGATCCGGGCAGAGCGCACGGCGGCGGATCTGCATGAGCGGATCAGCCACACGGTCGTGGTGCTCCGCGAAGGCAAGGAGCGCTCGCTCCCGGTGCGCGAACTCGTCCCCGGGGACGTCATCCGTCTGAGCCTGGGCAACATCGTCCCCGCGGACGGTCGCCTCCTCGAGGCCATCGATCTCGAGACGGACGAGGGCGTCCTCACCGGAGAGTCCTCTCCCGTCGAAAAGGATCCGACGCCCGTCGCCGAAGGCTCCAGCCTCGGCGACCTCACAGACTGCCTCCTCATGGGAACCGTCGTCCACGCGGGCTCGGCGCGCGCCGTCGTGACCGCCACCGGGAACGCCACGGCCTTCGGACACATCGCCGAGGGGCTCGCCCAAGGCCTGCCGGAGACGGCCTTCCAGCGGGGCCTCAAGGAGTTCTCCATGATGCTCCTGTGGGTCGGCGTTGCGCTCACGGCCGGGATCTTGGCCGTCAATCTGCTCCTCGCGCGGCCGTTCCTCGACTCGGTCCTGTTCTCCCTCGCCATCGCCGTGGGCATCACGCCCCAGCTGCTCCCCGCCGTCGTGAGCACGAGCCTCGCCGCCGGTTCTCGACTCCTCGCCAAGGACGGCGTGCTAGTCAAGCGGCTCCTTGCGATCGAAGACCTGGGCAATCTCGACGTCCTAGTCACGGACAAGACCGGGACCCTGACAGAGGGCAGGATCGGCTTCGAGGAGGCACAGCCTGCCCACGTCGACGAGCCAGGATCCTCCGAACGGCTCGCTGAGCTCGCGGTGCTGTGCTGCGAGGCAGATCCGTCTGAGCCGGGGGCCTCGGGCGCCGGGCAGAATCCGATCGATGCCGCCCTCTGGGAAGCGTTCCCGGAGCTGCCTGCCCGCCTCGCAGCCCGACGGCGCCTCGGCCTCCGCCCCTTCGATCACGAGACCCGGGCCATGGAGACGCTCGTTGACTGGGATGGAGGAAGCGGCCCGCTGCGCATCCTCAAGGGCGCGCCGGAGGCGGTCCTCGAACGCTGCGCCGACGTCACGAATGAGGCTCGACGGCGCCTTGAGGACCTGTTCCGCCGTGGAGCGCGCGTGGTGGCGGTCGCGAGCGGCCCCGACGCAGGTCCTTTCCGTCTCGAGGGCTTCCTGAGCTTCCTCGACCGCCCGAAGGCCGACGCGCGGGATTCGCTGGACCGGCTCGCCGCCTTGGGCATCGAGGTCAAGATCGCCACCGGGGACAATGCACTTGTCGCCGAGCACGTGATGTCCGTTCTCGGCATGACGAGCGGCGGCGTTCTCACCGGGGTGCAGGTTGCTGCGATGGACGACGACGAACTCGCCTCCGCGGCGATCGGCGCCAAGGCCTTCGCCCGAGTCTCGCCGGAGCAGAAGTCGCGCATCGTCACCGTGCTGCGGCGCACCCACGCTGTGGGGTTTCTCGGCGATGGCGTCAACGACGCCCTGGCGCTGAACCGAGCCGACGTCGGAATCTCCGTGGACAGTGCCGCCGACGTCGCAAAGGACGCTGCCGACGTCGTCCTCCTTGAGAAGGACCTCGGTGTGCTCGCCGACGGAGTGGTCGGCGGCCGGCGCATCTTCGCGAACACCATCAAGTACCTGCTCATGGGCACAAGCAGCAACTTCGGCAACATGTTCTCCGCCGCCGCAGCGAGCGCCTTCCTGACGTTCCTCCCGATGCTGCCCGGGCAGATCCTCCTCAACAACCTCCTCTACGACTCGAGCCAGCTGGCCATTCCGACGGACAAAGTGGACCAGGACCAGCTCAGAAAGCCTGCTCACTGGGACATCGCCCTGATCCGGCGCTTCATGGTCGTCTTCGGCCCTGTGTCGTCGCTGTTCGACTTCACGACGTTCGGGCTCATGCTCGGCGTCTTCCACGCGGCCCCCGAGGAGTTCCGGGCGGGCTGGTTCGTGGAATCGCTCGCGACGCAGACGCTCATCGTCTTCGCGATCCGCACGCGGCACATCCCGTTCTTCAGAAGCGCAGCGTCGAGGGCGCTCACCGCGAGCGTCATCGCCGTGGTCGCCATCGGAGCGGCCATTCCTTACACGCCGTTCGGGACGGTCATCGGCTTCAGAGCGCTGCCGGCCCTGTTCTTCCTCGCCCTTGTGGGCATGGTCGTCCTGTACCTCGTTCTCGTCGAGGTGGCGAAGCACTTCTTCTACCGGGCGGCAGACCTGCGCGCTGTCCGAGAGCAGGCCGCACGGGACCGGGCTGCCCGCGAGCAGGCAGCCATCCAAGGGGTTCCGGCAGGTCCGACGATTCCAGCTCACGCAGTCCATGCCTCACACGCACGGGTACACCGGCGGGCCGTGCCGTTCCTCGTGCACACCGGGCGCGCTCGCGTGCGGCGGGCAGGCGGCGTGGCGGGCGGCCGGCGCTGAGCCAGACCGCGCTGAGCCTGATTCCGCTGGGCCTGACCCCGCTGAGCCAGACCGCGCTGACGCGGGCCCAAGGGCTCTAGCTGAATTCGCCCCGCGCGTACACGATCATGTCGTGTATCCGTCAGCAGTTCGGGCGGCGGCCTCGATCGCGGCCCAAGGCATCTTCCTCGGATGGGGACCGTTCACCGTTCAGCTCGGGAACTTCCTCGTCATCGTCGCGATGGTCGTACTGTTCGTCGCGGCGCTCTTCCTGCCATTTCCCGGAGGACGGGGCCGGAAATGAGCGCCGAGCAGAGCGGCGGCCGCATCGTCTCCTGGACCGGACGTCTTCGGGAATGGTCGCTTGAGAAGCTTCCGCCCGAGAAGCTTCTCCCCGAGAACCAGCCGAGCTACGTCGCCTCCTGGATCTACGTCTTCGGCATGGCGTCGATCGCGGCGCTCGGCTACGTGATCGTCTCCGGGTTCGTCCTCGCCCTCAACGGGCCCGTCTGGTACCACGTCTCCGCCTTCGGGCATTTCATCAACAGCACGCACCTGTGGAGCGTCGAGCTGTTCTTCATGTTCATGGTCATCCACTTGTGGGGGAAGTTCTGGATGGCCTCGTGGCGCGGTGGCCGGGCCCTGACCTGGATCACAGGAGTGCTCGCGTTCGTCGTGTCGATCGTCACGGCGTTCACGGGCTACCTCCTCCAGACGAACTTCGACTCCGAGTGGATCGCCTTCCAAGCCAAGGATGCGCTCAACGCGGTCGGGATCGGGGCCTGGTTCAACGTGGACGATCTCGGTCAGATCCTCATGTGGCACATCGTCCTCTTGCCGCTTGGGGTGGGGGCCGTCGTCGTCATGCATGTGCTCCTGGTGCGGGCGCACGGCGTCGTCCCTCCTCTCGAGGCGGCTGAGACGGACGCCCAGCTGCGCGACATTCAGCTGCGCGATGCCGCCGGGACCTTCGAGACGGGGGAGGGGGATCTGTCATGACCACGATCTCCCGGCGGCCCACGTCTGGCCGCGAACAGCCGAAGCGCAGCCGAGACCTCGACCGGGAACCCTGGCGCGGTGCGGTCCGCGAGTACGACCTCGTCAAGGAGCTCGTCTACGCACTCGTCGTCGTGGGCCTTCTCACCGTCGGGCTCGCCGCCGTCGTCGGCTCCCCGGACGACGCACCGGTGACGCTCAAGCAGTGGGCGACGACGGCGCCGTCGGATTTCGTGGCGACGGCAACCGCCGAGCTGGGCGGGACGAGCGATACCGCCCAGTATGGTCCGCCCTACAACTCGACCCAGGGGGCTAGCCAAACCCTCGGGTCCATCGACCTACAGAGTCTTTCAGGGGTCCGCCGGCCCATCGACACGGCGCAGGACTTCGTCGTCGGGCCTCTCGAGAAACTCCCGCAGCCGCCCGCCGCCCTCGCCGTGTGGAATGCCGCGAACGACGCCCAGCGCGCTGCGTGGACGTCGGCCTACTCGGACGCCCTCTCCAAGGCGCCCGACGGCGATCCCGCCAAGGTCGCCCCCGGCGACTACGGGCCGGTTCCGGCCTTGGATTCTGCGCTGCTCGCGATGGCGCAGAAGGGCACGCTCGAGGGCGCGCTCGACGGCGGCACTCAGGCGGGGCTTGACCGCACCAAGAGCGTGCTGTTCCTCGGGGACGGTGCGTACTTCCGGCGCTTGCCGACAGCCAGCATCTGACCGGCGACCAGTGGGGAATGATGAACGAGACGGGGAACTACCCCGGCCAATCGTGGCTCTGGCTCTTCTCGTTCTGGTACCAGATCCCGCCGTTCAACGGCCTCGCGAACGCGGATCTGGTGATCGTAGGGATCATGGTGCTGCTCACGCTCGCCCTCATGCTGCTGCCTTTCATCCCCGGGCTCCGCTCGATCCCGCGGCTGCTCCCCGTCCATCGGCTCATCTGGCGGGATTACTACCGGCGGCGTTGAGGATGGGCCCGGAGAATAGGGCATTGAGCCCGTTCCTGCAGTGACCCGCCAGACCTACACTGTCGCCATGACAACCCAGCCCATGCGATACCCGAAGGTGCAGGAGCTCTCGAGCGAGGAGTGCTGGGCCAAGCTCCGCACGATGGTCCTCGGGCGGTTGGCGATCGCGGGCGAGGAACATCCTGAACTCTTTCCGATCAACTATGTGGTGGATCGAGGCACCGTGGTGTTCCGGTCCGACCCCGGGACCAAGATCGCCGCATCACTCGACAGGGCCCGCGTTGCCTTCGAGGTCGACGCCTTCGACCCGGCTACGAACGAAGCCTGGTCGGTGATCGTCAAGGGCGGCCTCGAGCCTGTCCTCGAGACCGCCGAGATCATCGATGCGTTGACGCTTCCTCTGTTCCCATGGCAGCACGGCGCGAAGGCCTTCTTCGTGCGGATCGTCCCCGTGGAGCTTTCCGGCCGCCAGTTCGTCGTCGCCGACCCTGGCCATTGGGCCTCCCAGCTGATGGGCATCCGTCCGGCGTCCGAGGAGTAGTCGGGCGCTTCAGTGCCCCCGGTCTATCCATTCCTGCAGGTGGGGGGCCTCGGCCCCGATCGACGTCGAATCGCCGTGGCCCGTGTTCACCACCGTCTCCGCAGGGAGCGTCAGGAGGCGCTCGCGGATGGAGTTGATGATGGTTGGGAAGTCACTGAACGAACGCCCCGTCGCCCCGGGGCCGCCTTGGAACAGCGTGTCACCAGTGAACACGGTGCCGAGGGCGGGGGCGTGGAAGCTGACCGAGCCGGGGGAGTGGCCGGGCGTATGCAGGGCCACGAGTTCGGTGCCCGCGATCTCGAAGCGCTGCCCGTCGGAGATGTCGGAGTCCGGACGGCTCTCGGGATAGACCGCCTCCCACAGCATCTGATCCGCGGGGTGCAGGTAAACCGGGGCGCCGACGCGGTCCGCGAAGTCCCGCGCGTGCCGGATGTGGTCGTCGTGGCCGTGCGAGAGGAGGACTGCGGTGACCGTCCGCCCGTTCACCGCCTGGGCGACCCGGGCGGCGTCGTGCGCGGGGTCGATCACGGCGGCGCTCTCATTATCGCCGACGATCCACACGTTGTTATCGACATCCCAAGTGCCGCCGTCCAGGGAGAACGTCCCCGAGGTGACGACGCGCTCGATCCGCACAGCCATCAGAGCTCCACCACCGAGCGGAGGGCTTCGCCGCGGTGCATCTTCTCGAACGCGGCCTCGACGTCCCCGAGGCCGATCCGCTCGGTGACGAAAGCGTCGAGGGGGAGGCGGCCGAGCTTGTACTGGTCGACGAGCATGGGGAAGTCGCGGCTAGGGAGGCAATCGCCGTACCACGAGGACTTGAGCGAGCCGCCCCGTCCGAAGACGTCGAGGAGCGGCAGTTCGAGCGTCATCTCTGGCGTCGGGACGCCGACGAGCACGACTCGGCCGGCGAGGTCCCGGGCATAGAACGCTTGCTTGTAGGTTTCCGGGCGTCCGACGGCGTCGATGACGACATCGGCGCCGAAGCCGTTCGTGAGCGCCCGGATCGCCTCGACAGGGTCCTGCTCGCGCGAGACGACGCCATGGGTCGCACCGAGCTTCTTGGCGGTTTCAATCTTGGCGGGGTCCAGATCGACGGCAATGATCGTCGTCGCCCCCGCGAGCTTGGCGCCCGCGATGGCCGCGCAGCCGACCCCGCCGCACCCGATGACGGCGACCGATTCGCCGCGCTGAACGGCACCCGTGTTGATGGCCGCACCGATTCCGGCCATGATGCCGCAGCCGAGCAGGCCGACCGCCGCCGGGTCAACGTCGTCGTCGACCTTTGTGCACTGGCCCGCGGCGACGAGGGTCTTCTCGGCGAAGGAACCGATGCCGAGGGCCGGTGAGAGCGGGGTTCCGTCCTGGAGGGTCATCTTCTGGGTGGCATTGTGGGTTGCGAAGCAGTACTGCGGCTGGCCCTTTTTGCAGGCGCGGCATTCGCCGCACACGGCACGCCAGTTCAGGATCACGCGGTCGCCCGGCTTGAGATCCGTGACGTCCGGCCCCACGGCACTGACGACGGCGGTCGACTCATGGCCGAGCAGATACGGGTAGTCGTCGCCGATGCCGCCGAGCTTGTAGTGCAGGTCAGTGTGGCAGACGCCGCACGTGAGCACGTCGACGAGAGCCTCGCCCGGACCCGGATCGGGCACCAGAATCGTCTCTACAGTCGCCCGCGCGCCCTTCTCGCGGACAACGACGGCCTTCACTTCGTGAACAGTCTGGGCCATGAAAAAACCTCCGGTGGTTCCCCGACAGATGACGGTGCCATGATGGCTTTGCCATCCTACGGGGAGCCACCAGAGGTGACGTAAATCACTCAGGGAGCGGTCAGGCTCCGAGCTTCTCCTTCACCTGGGCTGCAGACGGGTTCGTCGCGGCCGTGCCGTCTGGGAAGATCACCGTCGGGACGGTCCGGTTGCCGCCGTTGAGCTGCTCCACGAGCTCAGCCGTGCCCTCGACCTCCTCGATGTTGACCTCCGTGTAGCCGATGCCCTGGGCATCGAGCTGCTTCTTCAGGCGGTTGCAGTACCCGCACCATGTGGTCGAGAACATCGTGATTGTGCCGTCGGAAGGGGTGAAGTCGGTCATGGGTGTACTCCTCGAGCGGTTGGGTCTTCCGAATCGGAAAACGGCCTCTGACCCTCAAGTATTCCGGACCGCTGCCGAAGATCCTGACGAAGCCTTTACGCGCCGGGATCTGTACGCGCAATGCTGCGGGCGCGACACTGCACCCAATTAGAGCTCCCAACCACTAACCGCCCCTGGATCTGCCGGAGAAAAGGCGATGAAGTTCCACGGACTGAACGATCCACGACGGCCAGCCGTGCACTACGAAGCCCTGCCCGCTTCCTCGCCCGGCGCAGGCGACGCGGTCGAAGGTGACCTGCTCCGAGGCCTGGATGGCTATCTGTTCAAGGACGCGGAGGGACAGCGGTGGTGGGTCATGTTCTCGTCCCAAGAGGGCCAGATCCTCGCGTGCGCCAACGTAGACGACGAAGAGGAAGAGGAAGTGCGCGTCCTCGCGCGCAACGTGAGCCGAGCGAAAGCCGAAGAAGCCTTCCGTCAGTTCCCGCCCAGCTCGCTCGAAGAGGCCGCCCTGCTCGCCGAGGGTCTCGAGGAAAAGCCCTGAGGCCTCGGCTCACCTACCCGACGTGGACCCACGGCCGCTGTGTGACGTCGGGGACGGCCTGACGCAGCACTTCACGCGTGACGGGTGCAATTTCGCCTTCGCCGAAGAACATGAAGCGCAGCAGATTCCGAACAGGGTTGCCTTCGGTCCAGCGGAAATAGATGTGCGGCATGAGGCCGGTGACGTCTCTGATGTGCAGCAGGACTGAGGCGATCGTGTTGGGGACGACAGGCCCGTGAACCTCGAGGATGCGGAACCCGTGGCGCATGATGCCGTGGACCTCCAACGCCGTTTCGAAGTCCGAGGAATCGTCGACGATCACTTCGAGGAAAAGGACGTTGTCCCCGAGCGGAAGGTGGCTCACTTCGCTGACCGTCTGCAGCTTGTGGCGATAGGCCTCGCCTGTCAGCCTGAGCGGTTCGTGCGCGATGATCTGCAGCGGTCCCGAGTCGGCTTCGGCGACGAACTCGATGGCCTTCTCGTCGAAGTGGATACTCGTCGCATGCAGTTCGAAGGAGCGCTTGGCACGTGAGAGGAAGGAGATCACGATGATGCCTGCGATGAAGATCGCCGCAATCTGGATGCCTTCGGGGCGCTCGATCATATTCGTCAGCGTGGTGTAGACGAAGACCGCCGCCACGATCCCGAACCCCACAGTGAGCCTGCGCTGCTGCCGGCGCCGAGCTGAGAGGGTCACCGCGACGGCAGCCGAGGTCATGAGTACGAGGACGCCGGTCGCGTACGCCCCGCCCTGCGCATCGACGTTCGCGTCGAAGATGAGTGTGATGAGGAACCCGACCCCGGTGAAGACGAGGACGAGGGGCCGCGTGGCCTTTGTCCACTGCGGCGCCATGCCGTAGCGGGGGAGGTAACGGGGGACGAGGTTCAGCAGTCCCGCCATCGCCGAGGCCCCCGCGAACCAGAGGATCGCGATCGTGCTCAGATCGTAGACCGTGCCGAAGGCGACGCCCAGGTATTCGTGGGCAAGGAGGGCGAGGGCGCGTCCGTCGGCCGCGCCGCCCGGCTGAAACTCCTTCTGCGGGATGAGGACCACGGAGGTGAAGCTGCTCGTGACGAGGAAGGTGCTCATGATGAGGGCCGCGGCGGTGAGCAGCCGCTTCGCGCCGCGGATGCGTCCGGCGGGATGCTCTTCGGTGTCGCTCGCATCGCCGTGGATCTGCGGCATGACCGCCACGCCTGTCTCGAAGCCCGACATGCCGAGGGCCAGCTTGGGGAAGACCAGGAGGGCGACGCCGACGATCAGCGCGGGATTGCCGTGGGACGCGGTCAGCCCCTGCCACCAGTCGGCCACCTGGATTGGGTGAGTGAGGGCCTCGCCGAGCGTGAAGACCACCAGAATCGCGTTCAGGATGAGGTAGATGCCCACGAGGACGACGGCGACGCCGATGGCTTCCTTGAACCCCCGCAGGAACACCGCTGCCAGAAGGGCGAGCAGGAAGAGGGTCACGACAATGTTCTGCCCTTGGAGCCAACCCGGTGTGAGCGGGTTGGCGATGAGGTGCGCGGCCGCATCCGCTGCCGAGAGCGTCATGGTGATCATGAAGTCCGTGGCGGCGAAGCCGAGGAGGGCGAGCACGAAGAACTTCCCGCCCCAGCGGGGCAGCAGGCGTTCGAGCATCGCGATCGACCCGGAGCCGCTGTGGCTCTCCACCGAAACCCTCCGGTAGACGGGGAGGGCCCCGAAGAGGGTGACGGCAACGAGCACGATCGTCGCAAGTGGGGAGAGCAGGCCGGCCGCGACGACCGCAATGGCCGGCGCGTAGCCGAGTGAGGAGAAGTAGTCGACGCCGGTCAGGCACATGACCTGCCACCACGGATGCTTCTTCTCGTGTTCTCGGGGAATCGCGTGGGGACCCTGATGGAGGGCCTGCGTCTGATGGAGGTCATGCAGCAGCCAGGCCTTGAACGAACGGCCCGGCGTGGCTCTGGTTGGCCTCGGCTCAGCGGGAGGCCGACTCAAGGTTGTCATCGCGTCTTCCTTATCGTTGCCCTGCACCTGATCGCCGACTTGCACACACTGCGATGGCTGAGACGATAACGCGACTGGCCGGGCGCATTACAGCGCATTTACGGAACCCTTACGAGCAAGTGCAGATGCGGCTGATCTTCCGCCCCTTAGCTGGTCTCGAACCTGTACCCGCGTCCCGACTCAGTGATGAGGTGGCGCGGATTGGCGGGATCGCTCTCGAGTTTGCGCCGCAGCTGCGCCATGTAGACCCGGAGGTACTGTGTCTCCTCCCCATACGCAGGTCCCCAGACCGTCTGCAGGAGCTGCCGCTGGGTGACGAGCTTCCCACGATTGGCAACGAGCATCTGCAGGACGCCCCATTCCCGAGGCGTGAGGTGGACGCGTTCGCCCTGTCGGGTGACGGTGGCAGCCCCCAGATCGACGAGTAGGTCACCGGCATCGATCAGTCCGTCGGTCGGGGCGTGGGCAGAGCGGCGTTCGACGGCGCGGAGGCGGGCGAGCAACTCGTCGAGCCCGAAGGGCTTTGTCACGTAGTCGTCCGCGCCGGCGTCGAGGGCCTCGACCTTGTCCGTCGAGCCGTGGCGGGCCGAGAGCACGACGATTGGCAGGTCGGACCACCCCCGGATTCCTCGGATGACTTCGGCGCCGTCCAGATCAGGGAGCCCGAGGTCCAGGACGAGCACGTCAGGAGGCGTGGAAGCGGCGAGACGCAAGGCCTCCCTGCCGCTGGCCGCGACGATGACGGCGTAGCCTTCGGCCCGGAGGTTGATCTGGAGCGCTCGCAGGAGCTGTGGCTCGTCGTCCACCACGAGTACGCGCTTCACGGTCGCCTCCTTAGTCCCGCGGCCCAGCGTACAGAGGCATGCGGATGACCATGGTCAGGCCTCCGCCCGGAGTGGGTTCGGCGCCGAGTTCGCCGTCCATCGCCTCGATGAAGCCTTTCGCGACGGCGAGGCCCAGGCCGATGCCGGGTCCGGTCCCTTCGTCGCCCAGACGCTGGAACGGTTGGAACATCGCCATGACACGTTCGGGCGGAACTCCGCTGCCGTGGTCGACAACCCGCAGTTCACTCACTGGTCGGTCTCCGATGCTCGGCGCCAGGAGGCCTCCGGTCGTCGCGACGATGACGACGTCGCTGTTCGGCGCATATTTGACCGCGTTCTCGACGACGTTGGCGAGGGCCCTGACGAGCAGGCCGCGGTCGCCGTCGAGCGCGGGGAGGTTCGGGGCCAGATCCACCCGGACGGCATCAGGCGGCAGTTCGGACAGGACCTCAGACACGACGTCCAGCCACGTCACCGGTTCGTGCAGAACCGACACGGCCGCGCTATCGATACGGGACATGTCGAGGAGATTCGCGACAAGGTTGTCTAGCCGGTTGGAGTAGGAGT
Encoded proteins:
- a CDS encoding response regulator; this encodes MKRVLVVDDEPQLLRALQINLRAEGYAVIVAASGREALRLAASTPPDVLVLDLGLPDLDGAEVIRGIRGWSDLPIVVLSARHGSTDKVEALDAGADDYVTKPFGLDELLARLRAVERRSAHAPTDGLIDAGDLLVDLGAATVTRQGERVHLTPREWGVLQMLVANRGKLVTQRQLLQTVWGPAYGEETQYLRVYMAQLRRKLESDPANPRHLITESGRGYRFETS